A genomic segment from Vibrio panuliri encodes:
- a CDS encoding dienelactone hydrolase family protein, whose product MNLNSVAAILIAISGHTLAGDVVTYQANNQDYQGYWSKVSDDAPLVLLVHDWDGLTEYEEQRAEMLNKMGYNVFAVDLFGKGVRPTKLEDKRQHTGELYKNRDKLRTLMEAGVQQAQTLGGNTENMVVMGYCFGGAATLESARAGMPAKGFVTFHGGLKTPEGQSYANTKAPILVLHGTADKAIPMSQFAQLAVELEANQVRHEMVTYSGAPHAFTVFGSKNYRQDADEKSWQAFDEFLNNHTQ is encoded by the coding sequence ATGAATCTTAACAGCGTCGCGGCCATTCTTATCGCAATCAGCGGTCATACATTGGCTGGAGATGTGGTTACCTACCAAGCCAATAATCAAGACTATCAAGGTTATTGGTCTAAAGTGAGTGATGATGCCCCTTTAGTCTTACTTGTACATGATTGGGATGGCCTAACTGAGTATGAAGAGCAACGCGCTGAAATGCTCAATAAGATGGGGTATAACGTCTTTGCGGTCGATCTATTCGGTAAAGGTGTTCGGCCAACTAAGTTAGAAGACAAGCGACAACATACCGGTGAACTCTATAAAAACCGCGACAAACTGCGAACATTGATGGAGGCGGGAGTACAACAAGCGCAAACACTCGGTGGTAATACCGAGAATATGGTGGTGATGGGCTACTGTTTCGGTGGTGCTGCGACGCTTGAATCCGCAAGAGCTGGAATGCCCGCAAAAGGTTTTGTCACTTTTCATGGTGGACTAAAAACCCCCGAAGGGCAAAGCTATGCAAATACCAAAGCACCGATTTTAGTGCTGCACGGCACGGCGGATAAGGCGATACCAATGAGTCAGTTTGCCCAGTTAGCGGTTGAACTGGAAGCCAACCAAGTACGCCATGAAATGGTAACGTATAGCGGCGCTCCGCATGCGTTCACTGTATTTGGTTCGAAAAATTACCGTCAAGATGCGGATGAAAAATCATGGCAAGCGTTCGATGAGTTCCTCAATAACCACACTCAATAG
- a CDS encoding DEAD/DEAH box helicase, giving the protein MSFSTLGLHAEIIASLPDGINNPTDIQTQTISKLLARHDLLALANTGSGKTLAYGLPLIQHQLNASDESLCLVLVPTRELANQVAATINEIASQLQLTTVCLTGGADKVEQLQALTANPHILVATTGRMLDLLADAAFDAKRIKQLVLDEADRLLDMGFWQDVQAIAGQISAKRQTAMFSATFSAELKQKAAQLMFQPLEVAVHQPNSTNQAITEMLYLVNKGSKTKALIHLLEHNQWRQAIVFIGAKENADNLSKKLSKAGVQTTCLHGNKTQPEREQALAEFKSGEARVLIATDLLARGIHIDELPVVINFELPTYAEVYVHRVGRTARAGKQGVAVSLVCHGETAALNAIRELTQRALPLIEMAEFPVTDTPSSGESKRAPRDKQANRRTNNKKSIKQFQSKRRTPRS; this is encoded by the coding sequence ATGTCATTTTCTACTCTCGGCCTACACGCTGAAATCATCGCTTCACTGCCTGATGGCATCAACAATCCAACTGATATTCAAACACAAACTATTAGTAAGCTTCTTGCTCGGCATGACCTACTGGCGTTGGCAAACACTGGCAGCGGTAAAACTCTCGCTTATGGCTTACCGCTAATTCAACATCAGTTGAACGCCAGCGATGAGAGTCTTTGCTTGGTGTTGGTGCCAACTCGTGAGCTGGCAAATCAAGTCGCAGCGACGATTAATGAGATTGCCAGCCAACTACAACTTACTACCGTTTGTTTAACGGGTGGTGCAGATAAAGTAGAACAACTACAAGCGTTAACAGCTAACCCACACATTTTGGTTGCCACAACAGGACGAATGCTCGACCTATTGGCTGACGCTGCCTTTGACGCAAAACGCATCAAGCAATTAGTGCTGGATGAAGCAGACCGCCTACTTGATATGGGATTCTGGCAAGATGTACAAGCTATCGCAGGGCAAATTTCGGCAAAACGTCAGACAGCGATGTTTTCCGCTACCTTCTCCGCGGAGCTAAAACAAAAAGCGGCACAATTGATGTTCCAACCTCTCGAAGTCGCGGTGCATCAGCCTAACAGCACCAACCAAGCTATCACTGAAATGCTGTATCTGGTAAACAAAGGCAGTAAGACCAAAGCGTTAATCCACCTACTTGAACACAATCAGTGGCGCCAAGCCATCGTATTCATCGGTGCCAAAGAAAACGCTGATAACTTAAGTAAAAAACTCTCAAAGGCAGGGGTTCAGACGACATGTTTGCATGGCAATAAAACTCAGCCAGAACGCGAACAAGCATTAGCGGAGTTTAAGTCAGGCGAGGCTCGAGTACTGATCGCGACCGATCTCCTTGCTCGTGGCATTCATATTGATGAACTGCCCGTAGTAATCAACTTTGAACTACCCACTTATGCGGAAGTGTATGTCCACCGTGTCGGTAGAACGGCGCGTGCAGGCAAACAAGGCGTCGCCGTGTCTCTAGTTTGCCACGGAGAAACTGCGGCGCTTAATGCAATCAGAGAGCTGACTCAGCGCGCGTTGCCTCTGATTGAGATGGCAGAATTTCCAGTGACCGACACACCATCAAGTGGTGAAAGCAAACGCGCGCCACGAGATAAACAAGCAAACCGCCGCACTAATAACAAGAAAAGTATTAAGCAGTTCCAAAGTAAACGCCGCACACCAAGAAGCTAA
- a CDS encoding ROK family protein — translation MLIGLDIGGTKIEGVIVSPDNSEVIERLRVDTPKTHYADFLSAVRSVIDSLMEKTLASSVGIGCCGSINRTTGKMQGANILYLNGEDFLGDLRSYYNLPVALTNDANCLAISEFKSGAAKDAQDSCLAVIIGTGCGGGIVIHGNIVDGQHGLGGEIGHNPLPGYRVDTDGPTTQCYCGSHNCNELFVSGTGFERTWALKHPKLSAKEIFNRYANKDKDAVEHVEYYADCLARILGAIVNVIDPEVIVLGGGVSNQQAIYPLVEDKLKNYTFSKNVDTPVRQALHGDSSGVLGAAYLPVMKGMVN, via the coding sequence ATGCTGATTGGTTTGGATATTGGCGGTACCAAAATCGAGGGTGTTATTGTTTCACCTGACAATTCTGAAGTTATAGAACGTTTGCGTGTAGACACGCCAAAAACTCATTACGCAGACTTTCTCTCTGCGGTTAGGTCGGTTATCGACAGCTTAATGGAGAAGACCTTAGCCAGCTCTGTAGGCATTGGTTGTTGTGGTTCAATTAACCGTACGACAGGAAAAATGCAAGGTGCCAACATTCTCTATCTCAATGGTGAAGACTTTTTAGGTGATTTACGTTCCTATTATAATCTGCCAGTCGCGTTAACCAATGATGCTAACTGTTTGGCGATATCGGAGTTTAAGTCTGGCGCTGCGAAAGACGCGCAGGACTCTTGTCTGGCCGTTATTATCGGTACAGGTTGTGGCGGCGGTATTGTGATTCATGGCAACATCGTGGATGGTCAGCACGGTCTTGGCGGCGAGATTGGTCACAATCCTTTACCGGGTTATCGCGTGGATACCGACGGACCAACGACTCAATGTTACTGTGGCTCACATAACTGTAATGAGTTGTTTGTATCGGGGACCGGCTTTGAGCGAACTTGGGCATTAAAGCATCCCAAGCTATCCGCGAAAGAGATCTTTAATCGATATGCGAATAAGGATAAAGACGCCGTTGAACACGTTGAGTACTACGCAGATTGCCTCGCGAGAATTTTAGGCGCCATCGTTAATGTGATTGACCCTGAAGTGATCGTCTTGGGTGGTGGGGTGTCTAACCAACAAGCGATCTACCCATTGGTTGAAGACAAATTGAAAAACTACACTTTTAGTAAGAATGTCGACACCCCTGTGAGACAAGCTCTGCACGGTGACTCCAGTGGTGTACTTGGCGCGGCTTATCTTCCCGTTATGAAGGGAATGGTGAATTAA
- a CDS encoding tetratricopeptide repeat-containing diguanylate cyclase, whose product MQKKITLSLLIVFLSMLIVVTVDTFLLGNTEQQASEKVTEPQPETQLRAIDPHHALLALFERSGSDSDDVLADLHHWREELTRQPQTIERIFQLWIERNVARNLKQHDQIVQLDHELWEIATDEPVPWLEAKLYTEKATELLREDSYQQGVDSIKRAIEIAEEHHADFILLESYNTAGILHNALNQLKQSQLYFSQGLELGERFPDSDYVGRFNNNLGLLFVHLEQWDQSINYLLKAKSFYLAPERNGAAPLPVIYFNLSYVYSELKNVHKAREYYQKALKYINSDSSRYLHIVADKAKGRVDLLAGDGIEAEQSALRCLQDVGIEKYPKQKGICLYLRSMALYQQDQIPEALSVVSDSIDVFESIAHQRWLIRSNLLLAKILQANGDYQKALSIYQIYHAKERSQIIGEFHALETAFEVRNLEKERDLLSVQNQYKDLEGQVVADRFKVLALWLTIALLVAGWFIVRSVLDRRQNKRLRALSYLDPLTGGGNRRLYYQELRQPEILNNQWQYRVVVVDIDWFKHINDKYGHDVGDEVLAAVALKLKSRIDEEELFIRWGGEEFLMLVKEREDFRAFAQSLVSVINHAPFVLSQETLNVSVSVGVSSSYHIDQIRHDSSAFAKADKCLYKAKAHGRNQYVIAEDFAD is encoded by the coding sequence ATGCAAAAGAAGATCACTTTAAGTTTACTGATCGTGTTTCTCTCGATGCTTATCGTCGTGACGGTAGATACTTTTCTGTTGGGAAACACTGAGCAGCAGGCGTCAGAGAAGGTAACCGAACCCCAGCCGGAAACGCAATTGCGTGCAATTGACCCGCATCATGCTTTGCTGGCACTGTTTGAGCGGTCAGGTTCTGATTCCGATGATGTGTTAGCAGACCTCCATCACTGGCGAGAGGAGTTAACTCGTCAACCACAAACCATCGAACGTATTTTTCAACTTTGGATTGAGCGCAATGTTGCTCGCAACCTAAAACAACATGATCAGATAGTGCAGTTGGATCACGAGTTATGGGAGATTGCGACAGATGAGCCAGTGCCGTGGTTAGAAGCGAAGCTCTATACTGAGAAGGCAACAGAGTTGTTGCGAGAAGATTCCTATCAGCAAGGGGTAGATAGCATCAAGCGAGCCATAGAGATTGCTGAAGAACACCATGCCGATTTTATCCTTCTTGAGTCTTATAATACCGCGGGCATTTTGCATAACGCTTTGAATCAACTCAAGCAATCTCAGCTCTATTTTAGCCAAGGTTTGGAGCTAGGAGAGCGTTTCCCGGATAGTGACTACGTGGGGCGCTTTAATAACAACTTAGGCTTATTGTTTGTTCATTTGGAGCAGTGGGATCAATCGATTAACTATCTGCTGAAAGCTAAGTCCTTCTATTTGGCACCAGAGCGGAATGGTGCAGCGCCATTGCCAGTTATCTACTTTAACCTATCCTATGTCTATAGTGAGCTTAAAAACGTCCACAAAGCTCGTGAGTATTACCAGAAAGCCCTTAAGTACATAAATTCAGATAGCTCACGCTACCTTCATATCGTCGCTGATAAAGCGAAAGGAAGGGTAGATCTATTAGCAGGGGATGGTATTGAGGCTGAGCAATCGGCACTTCGCTGCTTACAGGATGTCGGAATCGAGAAGTATCCTAAGCAAAAAGGGATATGTTTGTATCTACGTTCAATGGCACTTTACCAGCAGGACCAGATACCCGAGGCATTGAGTGTTGTGTCCGATAGCATTGATGTGTTCGAAAGCATTGCTCATCAGAGATGGTTGATCCGCAGTAATCTACTGCTAGCTAAAATTCTACAAGCTAATGGTGACTATCAAAAAGCGCTGTCAATCTACCAGATTTATCATGCCAAGGAACGAAGCCAAATCATAGGTGAGTTTCATGCATTAGAAACGGCTTTTGAGGTGAGGAATCTCGAGAAAGAAAGGGATTTGCTCAGCGTGCAGAACCAATATAAAGACCTAGAGGGACAGGTTGTCGCAGACCGATTTAAAGTGTTAGCACTCTGGCTCACTATTGCGTTATTGGTCGCAGGTTGGTTTATCGTTCGCTCTGTGCTCGATCGCCGACAAAATAAACGTCTGCGCGCCTTGTCTTATCTTGACCCGCTCACTGGTGGTGGTAATCGAAGGCTGTATTATCAGGAACTACGTCAGCCAGAAATTCTTAATAATCAATGGCAGTATCGCGTGGTGGTGGTTGATATTGATTGGTTTAAGCACATCAACGACAAATATGGACATGATGTCGGGGATGAAGTGTTAGCCGCGGTGGCATTAAAACTCAAATCTCGCATTGATGAAGAAGAGCTATTTATTCGATGGGGTGGTGAAGAGTTTTTAATGTTGGTCAAAGAGCGTGAAGACTTTAGAGCTTTTGCGCAGTCTTTGGTAAGTGTCATTAATCATGCGCCCTTTGTTTTGTCTCAAGAGACGCTAAACGTGTCGGTATCGGTTGGTGTGAGTAGTTCATACCATATTGATCAAATTCGCCATGACTCAAGCGCCTTTGCTAAAGCGGATAAATGTTTATATAAAGCCAAAGCACATGGTCGCAATCAATATGTTATCGCGGAAGATTTTGCTGATTAA